A part of Bacteroidales bacterium genomic DNA contains:
- a CDS encoding glutamate synthase subunit alpha, giving the protein HADEIQIKISQGSKPGEGGQLPGTKVNSIIAKTRNSTPGITLISPPPHHDIYSIEDLAQLIFDLKNVNPNARINVKLVSEFGVGTVAAGVAKGGADSIAISGAEGGTGASPLSSILHAGLPMEIGLAETQQTLVKNNLRGKVSLYADGQLKTGRDVIIAALLGAEEFGFATSALVTLGCILLRKCNLNTCSVGVCTQDAELRKRFSGSPEHVIRYFTFLTEEIRLYLAEMGYTSMDEIIGRCDLLIQRKEIDHWKLQKVLLSDIVHLPAEATQYPIRKTHPQEHLPQNLLDRTLIRQAQKALENSQPVAMNHKITNTDRAVGAMLSYQVDKNHGQKGLPDDTITCHFNGSGGQSFGAFLKSGITFQLQGQVNDYLGKGLSGGKIIVQPSANAAFRPEQNIIIGNTSLYGATGGEVYINGLCGERFCVRNSGATAVVEGAGDHCCEYMTGGVAVILGEVGRNMAAGMSGGIAYVYNPKGNLDYFCNMEMVSLQIIEDFEDLITLKQLIQSHHQYTGSALAAAILEDWENSLRDFIKVIPFEYQRHLEEKKISELNQKISKYMPDHE; this is encoded by the coding sequence CCTGGCGCAGCTCATCTTCGACCTGAAGAATGTCAACCCGAATGCCCGCATCAATGTGAAGCTGGTCTCGGAGTTTGGCGTGGGAACAGTAGCAGCAGGGGTGGCCAAGGGGGGAGCCGACTCCATTGCCATCAGCGGAGCGGAAGGCGGTACCGGCGCCAGCCCCCTAAGCTCCATCCTTCATGCCGGCCTGCCCATGGAGATCGGCTTGGCCGAGACACAACAAACCCTGGTAAAAAACAACCTCCGGGGGAAGGTCTCGCTTTACGCCGACGGACAGCTAAAAACCGGACGCGATGTCATAATAGCCGCTCTGCTGGGTGCCGAAGAATTTGGCTTCGCCACCTCAGCCCTGGTAACCCTGGGTTGCATCCTGCTGAGAAAATGCAACCTGAACACCTGCTCGGTGGGTGTATGTACCCAGGATGCAGAGTTAAGAAAGCGATTCTCCGGCTCACCGGAGCATGTGATCCGCTATTTTACCTTCCTGACTGAGGAGATCCGTTTATACCTGGCAGAGATGGGCTATACCAGCATGGACGAGATCATCGGCCGCTGTGACCTGCTTATCCAGCGTAAGGAAATCGACCACTGGAAGTTACAAAAGGTCTTACTCAGCGACATCGTCCACCTGCCCGCAGAAGCCACGCAATATCCCATCCGCAAAACCCATCCCCAGGAACACCTGCCGCAGAACCTGCTGGATCGCACACTGATCCGGCAGGCGCAAAAAGCCCTGGAAAACAGCCAGCCTGTGGCAATGAATCATAAGATCACCAACACCGACCGGGCCGTGGGAGCTATGCTTTCCTATCAGGTAGACAAAAATCATGGACAGAAAGGATTGCCCGATGATACCATCACATGCCACTTTAATGGATCAGGGGGTCAGAGCTTCGGGGCATTCCTGAAATCCGGCATCACCTTCCAACTCCAGGGACAGGTCAACGATTACCTGGGGAAAGGACTATCCGGAGGAAAGATCATCGTCCAGCCATCTGCCAATGCCGCCTTCAGACCTGAACAAAACATCATCATCGGGAACACCTCGCTTTACGGAGCTACTGGCGGTGAAGTATACATCAACGGTTTATGTGGCGAACGCTTCTGCGTAAGAAACAGCGGTGCCACAGCCGTAGTGGAAGGTGCCGGCGATCATTGCTGCGAATACATGACCGGAGGAGTGGCGGTGATCCTGGGTGAGGTGGGACGAAACATGGCTGCAGGAATGAGTGGCGGCATTGCCTATGTATACAACCCCAAAGGTAACCTCGACTACTTCTGCAACATGGAAATGGTCAGCCTGCAGATCATTGAGGATTTTGAAGACCTGATCACCTTGAAACAGCTCATCCAAAGCCACCATCAGTATACAGGAAGCGCTCTGGCAGCAGCAATACTGGAAGACTGGGAAAACAGCCTCAGGGATTTCATCAAGGTGATCCCCTTCGAATATCAACGCCACCTGGAGGAAAAAAAGATCTCCGAGCTCAATCAGAAGATCAGCAAATACATGCCCGATCATGAATAG
- a CDS encoding glutamate synthase subunit beta, with protein MGDPKGFIKTARKEAGNRPLHERIHDYGEVEQTLNTADRALQAARCMDCGVPFCHWACPVHSNIPDWQDAVYRGDWKEASDILHTTNDLPEITGRVCPAPCEISCTLSINDQPVTIRENEASVVEHAFADGHINPQPPLTRNGKKVAVIGSGPAGLSAAARLNQQGCLVEVFEKDDAIGGLLRYGIPDFKLSKHILDRRLDIFREEGISFRTRMEVGKDIAASDLIQSFDAVCLATGARHPRDLNIPGRRMNGIYFAMDYLTHQNKVVQAGAVQDSNPMINARNKHVVVIGGGDTGSDCVGTANRQGALSVTQLEILPKPTENNESNPNWPWPRKTLKNTSSHEEGCKRMWSVASKRFIGKNNKVSQLEIVDTSWQKDEKGRTNMKEKSSTQRTIQADLVLLAMGFVHPVQKGLLNNLKVDYDDRGNVKGNENLQTSIGKVFVAGDAHQGANLVVTAINSGIQAAQNITKYLGET; from the coding sequence ATGGGAGACCCAAAAGGATTCATCAAGACCGCCAGAAAAGAAGCTGGCAACAGGCCACTGCACGAACGCATCCACGACTACGGGGAAGTAGAGCAAACCCTGAACACGGCCGATCGTGCCCTACAGGCAGCCAGATGCATGGACTGCGGCGTTCCCTTTTGCCATTGGGCCTGCCCGGTGCACAGCAATATACCCGACTGGCAGGATGCCGTGTACAGGGGCGACTGGAAAGAAGCCAGCGACATACTGCATACCACCAACGATCTCCCCGAGATCACCGGCCGGGTATGCCCCGCACCATGCGAGATAAGCTGTACCCTGTCCATCAACGACCAGCCAGTGACCATCCGCGAAAATGAAGCCTCGGTGGTGGAGCATGCCTTTGCCGACGGACATATCAACCCCCAGCCTCCCCTGACACGCAACGGCAAAAAAGTGGCCGTCATCGGCTCCGGTCCGGCCGGACTATCGGCAGCCGCCCGCCTGAATCAACAAGGCTGCCTGGTGGAAGTCTTTGAAAAAGACGATGCCATTGGTGGACTATTGCGTTATGGCATACCCGATTTCAAATTAAGCAAACACATCCTCGACCGACGCCTGGATATCTTCAGGGAAGAAGGCATCTCCTTCCGCACCAGGATGGAAGTAGGTAAGGACATCGCCGCAAGCGACCTGATTCAATCCTTCGACGCCGTCTGCCTGGCAACAGGCGCACGTCACCCCAGAGACCTGAATATCCCGGGGCGGCGGATGAATGGGATCTATTTTGCCATGGATTACCTTACCCATCAAAATAAAGTGGTGCAGGCAGGGGCGGTTCAGGACAGCAATCCTATGATCAATGCCCGAAACAAACACGTGGTGGTGATCGGAGGAGGCGACACCGGATCTGACTGCGTGGGAACAGCCAACCGTCAGGGTGCTCTAAGCGTCACCCAGCTGGAAATACTCCCCAAACCCACAGAAAATAATGAATCCAACCCCAACTGGCCCTGGCCCCGGAAAACCCTCAAAAACACCTCCTCCCACGAAGAGGGCTGCAAAAGAATGTGGTCTGTAGCAAGCAAACGATTCATCGGAAAGAACAATAAAGTCAGCCAGCTCGAAATCGTGGACACCTCCTGGCAAAAGGATGAGAAGGGTCGGACAAATATGAAAGAGAAGTCTTCTACCCAACGAACCATTCAGGCCGACCTGGTGCTGCTGGCCATGGGTTTTGTCCATCCCGTACAAAAGGGCCTGCTCAACAACCTGAAGGTGGACTATGACGATCGGGGCAATGTAAAGGGAAACGAGAACCTACAAACATCCATTGGCAAAGTGTTTGTGGCGGGGGATGCACATCAGGGTGCCAACCTGGTTGTAACAGCAATAAATTCAGGCATACAGGCTGCACAAAATATAACAAAATATCTGGGGGAGACTTAG
- a CDS encoding alpha-amylase, whose protein sequence is MAEFNGAMMQYFHWYTPADGTLWKQLASDAQELADAGITALWLPPAYKGAGGQHDVGYGVYDLFDLGEFDQKGSVRTKYGTRQEYLEAIEAARQANIQVYADVVFNHKMGADHPEEFRATPYNPQNRHEPIGEMQTIKGWTHFSFPGRNKKYSELEWHWWHFTAADYNALDDQRDAIYLFEGKSFEEQVDQKMGNYDYLMGCDLDIQNPDVREELFHWGRWYLETTGVDGFRFDAVKHVQSDFFLDWLNHLRGHSNRKLFAVGEYWTYHVEALKHFLETTNQQIMLFDATLHYNFSDAGRQGKDYDLRKILEGTLVQQRPDLAVTIVSNHDTQPLQALESVVEAWFKPLAYSIILLRRDGYPCIFSADYYGVAYKGTGKDGKEYDISLASHQWMIDRFLHARREFAYGDQHDHFNHPNCIGWTRTGDGDHPGGLAVVMSNGEAGSKKMQTASPDTTYRDVTNHIEEEVVTDKDGKGDFRCQAGSVSVWVPGKE, encoded by the coding sequence ATGGCCGAATTTAACGGAGCCATGATGCAGTATTTTCATTGGTATACTCCCGCGGATGGTACCCTGTGGAAACAATTGGCCAGTGATGCTCAGGAACTGGCTGATGCAGGCATTACAGCCTTATGGCTTCCCCCTGCCTATAAAGGAGCAGGGGGTCAGCACGATGTGGGCTATGGGGTTTACGACTTGTTCGATCTGGGGGAATTTGATCAGAAGGGGAGTGTTCGGACGAAGTACGGAACCCGCCAGGAATATCTAGAGGCCATTGAGGCGGCCCGTCAGGCCAACATTCAGGTTTATGCGGATGTAGTGTTCAACCATAAGATGGGGGCAGACCATCCTGAGGAGTTTCGAGCTACTCCCTACAATCCGCAAAACCGCCATGAACCCATCGGGGAAATGCAGACCATAAAAGGGTGGACCCATTTTTCTTTTCCCGGCCGCAATAAGAAATATTCTGAGCTTGAATGGCACTGGTGGCATTTTACCGCAGCCGATTACAATGCGTTGGACGATCAAAGGGATGCCATATACCTTTTTGAAGGCAAGAGCTTCGAGGAGCAGGTAGATCAGAAGATGGGCAACTATGATTATTTGATGGGCTGCGACTTGGATATACAAAATCCCGATGTGCGCGAGGAACTTTTTCATTGGGGGAGATGGTACCTGGAGACCACCGGGGTGGATGGATTTCGTTTTGATGCGGTGAAGCACGTTCAGTCTGATTTCTTTCTTGATTGGCTGAATCATCTTCGCGGTCATAGCAACCGCAAGCTATTTGCCGTGGGTGAATACTGGACCTATCATGTGGAAGCCCTCAAGCATTTTCTTGAAACAACAAACCAACAGATCATGCTGTTTGATGCGACCTTGCATTATAACTTCTCCGATGCCGGCAGGCAGGGCAAGGATTATGATCTTCGGAAGATTTTGGAGGGTACGCTCGTTCAGCAACGCCCTGACCTGGCAGTAACAATTGTCAGCAATCACGATACGCAGCCCTTGCAAGCACTGGAATCTGTCGTGGAGGCCTGGTTTAAGCCGCTGGCTTACAGCATTATCCTGTTAAGAAGGGATGGGTATCCCTGTATCTTTTCAGCCGATTATTATGGGGTAGCGTATAAGGGCACAGGAAAGGACGGAAAAGAATATGACATCTCCCTGGCAAGTCATCAATGGATGATTGACCGGTTCTTGCATGCGAGGCGGGAGTTTGCCTACGGCGATCAACACGACCATTTCAACCATCCCAATTGCATCGGATGGACCAGGACCGGGGATGGGGATCATCCCGGAGGCCTTGCCGTGGTGATGAGCAATGGAGAGGCCGGCAGCAAAAAGATGCAGACTGCTTCACCTGATACTACTTATAGGGATGTCACCAATCATATTGAAGAAGAAGTTGTTACCGATAAAGATGGTAAGGGTGATTTCCGGTGTCAAGCCGGGTCTGTTTCGGTTTGGGTTCCTGGTAAGGAATGA
- a CDS encoding flavodoxin family protein encodes MKATIIFDSQYGHTQKIAEAIGEGLGEGLDITVIRVQDAKAGDVLRDTDLLMIGSPTQGGWFTESVKSFLATLPEKSLKDKCAVSFDTSTLADNHGFVVGALTRLFGNAAPRIEKELKKKGAHCFDSEIFYVVGKKGPLIHGEIERARAWGAKILKKASKL; translated from the coding sequence ATGAAAGCAACTATCATATTCGATTCCCAGTATGGCCACACGCAAAAGATTGCGGAAGCCATTGGGGAAGGCCTGGGGGAAGGGCTTGATATAACGGTTATCAGGGTTCAGGATGCAAAAGCCGGCGATGTTCTCCGGGATACCGACCTGCTGATGATCGGGTCTCCCACCCAGGGAGGATGGTTCACCGAATCCGTTAAATCTTTTCTTGCCACTTTACCCGAAAAATCGCTCAAGGACAAGTGTGCCGTTTCTTTTGATACCAGTACCCTGGCAGACAACCATGGATTTGTCGTGGGTGCACTCACCCGGTTATTCGGCAATGCAGCCCCACGAATAGAAAAAGAGCTAAAGAAGAAGGGCGCCCATTGCTTCGATTCGGAAATTTTTTATGTGGTAGGTAAAAAGGGCCCGTTGATCCATGGTGAAATAGAACGGGCCAGGGCCTGGGGGGCGAAAATATTGAAGAAAGCCTCCAAATTATAA